A genomic segment from Diadema setosum chromosome 11, eeDiaSeto1, whole genome shotgun sequence encodes:
- the LOC140234919 gene encoding allatostatin-A receptor-like yields MPTINSSLDGRVYDPYSHSTLVISNTILASIVCLITIVGVLGNSFVILLVSLSRQLQTVTNVFVVSLTLSDLIGCGMLSLEAVALTTLEGWPLPDWVCQMVGGACLIAFKASIVHLALISVDRFVVITRPRNKYKEIYRSRNVFFMVSFAWLSPLLGIVLPTALGFGRLGYNADNHFCAFDGTRLQLRIVYIIEEVLFVTTFSIISTCYLKIFIYVKAQHHNLLKLFKNNSGKSTVPEQSEIKMRMTIDKREIEITKNLFIVVCWFFICILPNTFCVLTEKCYLKYFKFTAVVYSINSCINPFIYCFKQPLFRQISLCVFRCRWSQIPKPSPWLQRLLAKNKKTEVLKNDDVPNNASVISTGEISMSKQIT; encoded by the coding sequence ATGCCTACGATTAATTCAAGCCTTGACGGAAGAGTTTATGATCCATACTCTCATTCGACTCTGGTCATCAGTAACACGATTCTCGCCTCCATCGTTTGCCTCATCACCATCGTCGGCGTGCTCGGCAACAGTTTCGTCATCCTGCTCGTCTCCCTGTCCCGCCAGCTCCAGACCGTCACCAACGTCTTCGTGGTGAGTCTGACCCTCTCCGACCTGATCGGATGCGGCATGCTCAGCCTCGAGGCGGTGGCACTAACGACGCTTGAGGGATGGCCGTTACCTGATTGGGTGTGTCAAATGGTGGGTGGGGCCTGCCTCATCGCCTTCAAAGCGAGCATCGTCCATCTTGCCTTGATCAGCGTCGACAGATTCGTCGTCATCACCCGCCCAAGAAATAAGTACAAAGAAATATACAGAAGCAGAAACGTGTTTTTCATGGTTTCCTTCGCTTGGCTTAGTCCGCTTTTGGGAATTGTTCTCCCGACAGCTCTGGGGTTTGGTCGCCTAGGGTACAACGCAGATAACCATTTCTGTGCGTTTGATGGAACGAGATTGCAGCTGAGGATCGTGTACATTATCGAGGAGGTTCTCTTTGTCACAACGTTCTCCATCATCAGCACCTGTTATCTGAAAATCTTCATCTACGTCAAGGCCCAACACCACAATCTTTTGAAGCTTTTCAAGAACAACTCCGGCAAGTCTACGGTACCAGAGCAAAGCGAGATCAAAATGCGTATGACCATTGATAAACGTGAGATCGAAATTACCAAGAACCTCTTTATCGTAGTTTGCTGGTTTTTCATCTGTATCCTTCCCAACACCTTTTGTGTCTTGACAGAAAAATGCTACCTGAAGTATTTCAAATTCACCGCTGTTGTGTACTCTATCAATTCCTGTATCAATCCATTTATCTATTGTTTCAAACAACCACTTTTTCGTCAAATTTCCCTCTGCGTGTTCCGATGTCGTTGGTCACAGATTCCCAAACCTTCTCCGTGGTTACAGCGCCTACTAGCAAAGAACAAAAAGACAGAAGTGTTGAAAAATGATGACGTGCCGAATAATGCGTCTGTGATTTCGACGGGCGAAATTTCAATGTCAAAACAAATTACCTAG